Proteins from a single region of Oncorhynchus keta strain PuntledgeMale-10-30-2019 chromosome 20, Oket_V2, whole genome shotgun sequence:
- the LOC118370418 gene encoding cell surface glycoprotein 1-like, which produces MDFPSPDLIQNIIEINRQQGRGSSERLVEPEPEPEPEREPAELEPAEHEEPEPSETEPAEPVEPEPTQPEPIEEPEPEPEPAEPEPTEHDKPEPAEPEPAEPEPGEPEPVEDPEPVEEPEPAESEPAEPELAEPEPAEPEPAVPELAEPEPVEPEPVEPEPAEPEPAELGPAEPEPAELGESEQREPEPAEPEEPEPAELEPGEEHEPAEPVPVDSEPLGEPGPAEPEPVEPEPAEPELAEPEPAEPEPVESEPSGEPEPAELEPAEPEPAEHEEPEPAEPEPAESVPVDSEPSGEPEPVAPVPAEPEPVEPEPAEPEPAEHEEPEPGEPEPAEHEPAEPEPVEEDEPAEPVPVDSEPPGEPEPVEPEPVEPEPAEPEPAEREPAEPEPVEIGPAEPEPGEPEPAEPEPGEPEPSELGLAEPQPAEHEEPEPAEPELTEPEPAEPQPVESEPSGEPEPAELEPAEPEPAEHEEPEPAEPEPAESVPVDSEPSGEPDPVEPEPAELEPAEPEPAEHEEPEPGEPEPAEPEPAEPEPVEEDEPAEPVPVDSEPSGEPEPVEPEPAEPEPVEPEPAEPEPAEPEPVEIGPAEPEPGEPEPAKPEPPEPEPSELGLAEPQPAEYEEPEPAEPEPAEPEPAEPEPAEPELVQPEPAEPEPAKPEPPEPEPSELGLAEPQPAEHEEPEPAEPEPAEPEPAKPEPPEPESSELGLAEPQPAEHEEPEPAEPEPAEPESVEPEPVEPAPADSESVKTDPAEPEPNAALPEPAEPDPVAPEPIEPGEPEPPREPEQPKEKPRKKKKCHKKHKTNI; this is translated from the coding sequence ATGGACTTTCCCAGTCCAGACCTCATCCAGAACATCATTGAGATAAATAGGCAACAAGGAAGAGGTTCATCTGAACGCCTAGTAGAGCCTGAACCAGAGCCTGAACCAGAGCGTGAACCAGCAGAGCTTGAACCAGCAGAGCATGAAGAACCTGAGCCATCAGAGACTGAACCAGCAGAGCCTGTAGAACCTGAACCAACACAACCCGAGCCAATAGAAGAGCCTGAACCAGAGCCGGAACCAGCAGAGCCTGAACCAACAGAGCATGACAAACCTGAACCAGCAGAGCCTGAACCAGCAGAGCCTGAGCCAGGAGAGCCTGAGCCAGTAGAAGATCCTGAACCAGTAGAAGAGCCTGAACCAGCAGAGTCTGAACCAGCAGAGCCTGAACTTGCAGAACCTGAACCAGCAGAGCCTGAACCAGCAGTGCCTGAACTCGCAGAACCTGAACCAGTAGAGCCTGAGCCAGTAGAGCCTGAGCCCGCAGAGCCTGAACCTGCAGAGCTTGGACCAGCAGAGCCTGAACCTGCAGAGCTTGGAGAATCTGAACAAAGAGAGCCTGAACCAGCAGAGCCTGAAGAACCTGAACCAGCAGAGCTTGAGCCAGGAGAAGAGCATGAACCAGCAGAGCCTGTACCAGTAGATTCTGAACCTTTAGGGGAGCCTGGACCAGCAGAGCCTGAGCCAGTAGAGCCTGAACCAGCAGAGCCTGAACTCGCAGAACCTGAACCAGCAGAGCCTGAGCCAGTAGAGTCTGAACCTTCAGGGGAGCCTGAACCTGCAGAGCTTGAACCAGCAGAACCTGAACCAGCAGAACATGAAGAACCTGAACCAGCAGAGCCTGAACCAGCAGAGTCTGTACCAGTAGATTCTGAACCTTCAGGGGAGCCTGAACCAGTAGCGCCTGTACCAGCAGAGCCTGAGCCAGTAGAGCCTGAACCAGCAGAGCCTGAACCAGCAGAGCATGAAGAACCTGAACCAGGAGAACCTGAACCAGCAGAGCATGAACCAGCAGAGCCTGAGCCAGTAGAAGAGGATGAACCAGCAGAGCCTGTACCAGTAGATTCGGAACCTCCAGGGGAGCCTGAACCAGTAGAGCCTGAACCAGTAGAGCCTGAACCAGCAGAGCCTGAACCTGCAGAACGTGAGCCTGCAGAGCCTGAACCTGTAGAGATTGGACCAGCAGAGCCTGAACCAGGAGAGCCTGAACCAGCAGAGCCTGAACCAGGAGAGCCTGAACCTTCAGAGCTTGGACTAGCAGAACCACAACCAGCAGAGCATGAAGAACCTGAACCAGCAGAGCCTGAACTCACAGAACCTGAACCAGCAGAGCCTCAGCCAGTAGAGTCTGAACCTTCAGGGGAGCCTGAACCTGCAGAGCTTGAACCAGCAGAACCTGAACCAGCAGAACATGAAGAACCTGAACCAGCAGAGCCTGAACCAGCAGAGTCTGTACCAGTAGATTCTGAACCTTCAGGGGAGCCTGATCCAGTAGAGCCTGAACCTGCAGAGCTTGAACCAGCAGAGCCTGAACCAGCAGAGCATGAAGAACCTGAACCAGGAGAACCTGAACCAGCAGAGCCTGAACCAGCAGAGCCTGAGCCAGTAGAAGAAGATGAACCAGCAGAGCCTGTACCAGTAGATTCGGAACCTTCAGGGGAGCCTGAACCAGTAGAGCCTGAACCAGCAGAGCCTGAGCCAGTAGAGCCTGAACCTGCAGAACCTGAGCCTGCAGAGCCTGAACCTGTAGAGATTGGACCAGCAGAGCCTGAACCAGGAGAGCCTGAGCCAGCAAAGCCTGAGCCACCAGAGCCTGAACCTTCAGAGCTTGGACTAGCAGAACCACAACCAGCAGAGTATGAAGAACCTGAACCAGCAGAGCCCGAACCAGCAGAGCCTGAACCCGCAGAACCTGAACCCGCAGAACCTGAACTAGTACAGCCTGAACCAGCAGAGCCTGAGCCAGCAAAGCCTGAGCCACCAGAGCCTGAACCTTCAGAGCTTGGACTAGCAGAACCACAACCAGCAGAGCATGAAGAACCTGAACCAGCAGAGCCCGAACCAGCAGAGCCTGAGCCAGCAAAGCCTGAGCCACCAGAGCCTGAATCTTCAGAGCTTGGACTAGCAGAACCACAACCAGCAGAGCATGAAGAACCTGAACCAGCAGAGCCTGAACCAGCAGAGCCTGAATCAGTAGAGCCTGAGCCAGTAGAGCCTGCACCTGCAGATTCTGAATCGGTAAAGACTGACCCAGCAGAACCTGAGCCTAATGCCGCATTGCCTGAACCGGCAGAGCCTGATCCAGTAGCACCTGAACCAATAGAGCCTGGGGAGCCTGAACCTCCACGGGAGCCTGAACAACCTAAggaaaaacctaggaagaagAAGAAATGTCATAAGAAACATAAGACTAACATATAA